AGATATATTGCTCATGAACTTCTTTAGCTGTTATTGCAGCACCTTGCTTAGTTTTTAACTCAACAATAGCTTCACCATGAGAGTCCATTTTTATATTTGTTTCTTTTAGCTCAGAAAATAAAATTGCAGTATCTCTACGGTTTGCTTCACCCGTAAATTTAACCGTAGCATAGGCTACAGCAACAGAAGCAATCACAGTTGCTCCACTGAGTAGTATTCCCATTTCGATATCCATTACTCCTCACCTCTCCTATTTTTATAAACCTGATATACAAACCACGGATATCGAACCAATACCCCGATAGTTGCCCCCGATACAATCATCACCCTCCATTGAGTATGTACTCCTACAGACTTTAAATTATTCCAAAAGTTTATAGCGGGTATAGCAGGGTTATAAAAGTGCGTTACATCAAAGTCGTGTTTACAACAGCACGGATGAATATCATCTTTTCTAAACCGATCAGGGAACCATGTACAGCAATCTTTTTTATCGATACTACTCATTACCCACCTCGTTTTTTGTACGCACATCATTACCAACAAAAGATTCACAGAGGTGGTTAATCAGGAGCATCACAGCGAAGCTCCCATGATAAACATCGTATCGATCTGAGCATCGGTAAGTCCAAGCGTATAAGCAGCCTCGATAAGTTTAGGATGAGTTCGTTCATAATCGAGCGAATACTCCCACCAGTCTTTTAGATCAAAATCAGTTGAATTTTTAACCATATCTTCAACTGCTTGACGCATACCGCTATCCGTTAATACTTTACGAATTTGTCTTGGAGTAAGAGACTGAGGAATAACCACTTCATTCTGAACCTCAGTCCATGTTTGGGTGACACCAGTTACTCCTTCTATGTAGTGATACCCATCTCTAATAGGCATAGGAGTTTCAATCAAAGTTTGAAACCCAAACTCTGTTAAATCTGCACCTTCTCTCATTGAGATATTAGGCAACTCCTGACGGACTTGATCTATAGTTTTGATGATGTTATCTTTGACATATTTCATCTATTCTCCTTAGTTTGGTGATATCGACAATAGGTAGTTAGATACACTAGTAAGAGATTTTGTAGCAGTTGAAATAACATCTCCAGTAGCTCCTGCATTTACTTCACTTTTAATCATTATGGAAAAAGAAGGTCTAGTAATATCTAGATCATACGCTATTTGTGAGAATCCAGAGGGTACAGAATAGGTATAACTATAAGAACCCCCTGCACTGTAAATAGCAAGTAACAAAGAATTATTGTCTGTTATTGTGATACTGTTAGCAGTTTGAGTAGTATTAGTCCCTGTATTTACTGCACCTAAAACCCCTATTTTTGCATTTCTAAAAGTAATAATTGCACCTGATATTGTTGTAGCGGCACTAAAAGAATATGCAGATGGCTCACTACTTGTTGCTATTTTACTGTATATAGCTCCATAGCTATTATTTACTATTAATACCCACCCAGCAGGAGGGGTAATAGTTTTAAATGAAGATAGTGTTAGTGAAACTATCATTAAGTCACCAGCAGCAGTATCTAAAGGTTTAGTTAAATCTAAGGTATTTACTGCATTGAGTGTACTATTTACACCTATTATAGAAACTGGACGTTTTCCACTCTTACCCATCATAATATTGGCTCTCATACTACGTCTCCGCCAGCCATACCGATGACCATAGTACCAATTTTCCATAGGGTTATAACCGAGTATCCGGTGGTAGCAATAATAGGTGCACTACTACCTATCCAATGTATAGGCATAGAAGTCCAGTTAACCGTATAAGCAGTACCGTCATCGATATGCAGAGTAATCGTATCTCCTGAGTTTAATCCATCCGTAGGGGTTGAATTTGCGCTTAGTACCCATGTCTGTAAATTCCCATTGGCTGAACTTAATACGGGGGTAGTTCCGCTCAAAGCATAAACTGTTTCAGCAATCTCTTTAAAGACTGTTCGTCCGGTAGTAGTACCGCCTGATATATCGAGTTTCCCAGCCACAGCAATCGTTAATGCTCCGGCAGCACTCTCATCCGATGCGAGCTGTGCAGCGATCTTAGCAAGCGTATCCAGTGCAGCCGGAGCCGCACCGACAACTGCAGCGATACGATTATCCGTTTCTGTTTTAGTGTAGGTTGAAATTTGATCCGCTTTAGCGGCGATACTGGCTGTATTGGCAGCTATTTTTTCATCGGTATCATTTCGCAGCTCTACGATTGCATCTTGCACATTGACAGAGGATATATCCCCGTTTGGAGTAAATACAAGAGCAGAAGCTGTTGTAACCCCCCCTTGCACCCTTGCCCATTTGGTAGTATCACTCGATGGGATTATCCCGCTGATACTGATAAAATTATTTGAACCGTCTTTAGCGATACATCGATAGGCAAAACCGTCCGATGTAATAACGAGAGCAGGGAAGATATATACTCCGATATCCGAATAAACCGTTGCCGTAGAATACGATGCGGCGGTATCTGCCCAAAATTTTGCGCTGTAGCGTCCGGCAACAACTTCTCCGGACGTTTTATCTGCCCAATTACTGGCACTGTCTTTATAGGTATTTGCAAGATCTTTTGCGGTTATAGCATTATTAGCGGCGGTTGTCGCTGTATCAACTTGGCTATTAAGCGCTGTAAATGCGGCATTGGCTTGAGCAGCGCTGGCAGCGGCTTCGCTTGCTTTCGTGGTAGCAATGCCAGCATTATTGGATGCGCTGTTAGCATAGTATTTGGCACTGTACTCGATACCGTTTACCGGAGCACTTGTTTTAATTGCCCAGTCACTTGCGAGCGTAGCGCTAGAATCGGCTTCGCTTGCTTTCGTGGAAGCGGTTTGAGCACTGGCCGCAGCTTCACTTGCTTTAGTAGTAGCGGTTTGAGCACTGGCAGCGGCTTCGCTTGCTTTTGTGGTAGCGGTTTGAGCACTGTCAGCAGCATTTTGTTCAGTCAACAAAATAGCAGCGGCAGCGGTTGAATATTCCGTATGTTTAGCAACAATATCAGGATATTTAACATCACGTATATCTCTTAGCAACTCGACAAATGAATTAAATGCAGCCACTTAAATCTCCTTGGTAGGTAGTACAGTCTTTTCCGGTTGTAACCATTCCGATAAAAAGAGTGTCTAATGCACGAATATCATCACGATCGAGGACACCATCTTCATAAGCAATCAAATCACGTGTAAATTGAACTTGTGTAGCATTCATATTCATACTGCACTCTGTCATGAGAAAAGTATCGATCGCAGCAATGTCAAGACAATCAAATAAAAATAACGATGAGTCCAGAGTAAGCATCTCCGAATACAAAACACTGCTTCCCCATCGGTTAGCGACTATACTGATATCGCATGTTTCGTTATTGATAGATTGGCAAGACATTGGTTTCCCCCTCATAAATAGCCCAGTGATAATTACTGATAGCCGTTTTGATCAACGACTCGTACTCTTCTTTTTTATCTCTGCTGATACTTTTGCACGCAGAGAAAAGTACCGCCTCCATGAGTAGATCGTCAATATCAATTTTTTCACTTGTAACCCCGCTTGTAATCATAGGCATACGAATAAAATTGAGATTGTCGATCCAACGCAAAATAGTCTCAGCATTACTCTGTGACACTAAAGAAAGAGGGATACATCGCATAGCAATATCCCTTATGGAGTCATTGACAATATCGCGTAAATCAGTATCATCCACAAAACGATCCGATGAAACTTCAAACTTGATACGTCGTGTCAATTCTCCATAAGTAAACATGATTAAACCGCCAAACCTTTGAGACGGCAGATTGCCAACTCATGATGGACGCGCAATGTCATCTCTGTAATAAACTGTCCGGCATTGACATCATCACCGCTAGGGATATCTTTTGAAAATGTTGGACGATAAACTACTGGGTTTACGAACTCAGGGTTATATGCCAAAATCTCATCCTGAGCCAAAAATGGGCTTACAATAACTTTAATATTGTTACCGTATGCCGTATTCCCGATCATTGTAATGTTATTATCTAAACGCTCCGAAGCGAACGAAGTTCCGGTAGTTTTAGAGAATAAAATGTCATCAAGCGCATCTTTTTGAGTATCGTTCATCATCAAAATACGTACCGGCATATTGCTAAAGAAACCAGGTTTCAAAATCTCACGCAGAATCTTCCACGTCAAAGCAGTACCAACACCTGCTACAGACATATCGAAGTCATTATTTACGGTAAGGAAATGTTTTACACCACCCAATTTACCAGCTACTTTTGCGCCTACAGTATTGTCACGCTGTACCGGAGCAGTAGCACTTAGTAAAGCACGTTCAATTGACATACGGTGATCGAATGAGCTCATAGCCATTTGACGGGCTTTTGCTTTTTTACCGTCGGTTTCAGTACCTACATCTTCCGAACCGGTTACACCATAGGTATCTTTGAAAATTTGGTAATGATTTTTTGCATTTCCACCTCCAAATTTAGTTGCAGGGGCAGGAGCTGAGCCCTCATCATACGCATTGGTATCACTACCTTGTGGAATATTCATATAATTCCACTCATGACCAAAAGATGAGTTTGTGTCACTCGCTGGTGCTTTAGCAGTCAATGATGCAAAAAATGGGGTTGTTGTCCACCCAATCTCTTTAATATCATTAAAAAGATCCGCTCTACGACCAAACTTATCCGTTGTACTTAATAATCCTTCCATCTAATGCTCCTTACGCATATTTCATAAACAGTTCGGTGTGATCTTCGATCGAACCGTTACCGCTATTGATCTTCTTGATAAGATCACCTCGATCGCTTTCACCTGATACATTCCGTCCGCCGTTCACTTCATCGGCTTTAACGCTCTTAGGTGCCAGTTCCCGCATCCATAAAAGTTCCCACCCTTTAGGGTCGTTAAGATCTTCTGCTTTTTTCGGATCGGTTTTAAAGAGCTCATTGAGATACTCACCCACTTTTTTGATATCAAATCCCTCATGACGGGATGCGATATCACTTACGGCGGCATTGACCGCCTTTTCCTGACGATACTCATTTATGGGTTCGACCAGCTCCGCCAGTTGTGCTTTGGATAGCGTGATATGCTCATCGCCGGCAGGGGCAGGGTTTGGATTGGACGGGGGAGTAGCATCACCTGGCAGTTCATCTCCACCGCCTTCTCCACCTCCGGCATCGCCCGGTTCATCGAACCAGCACGCGAAAGCCATCATCAGGATATGAAGAAACTTTTTCATTGCGCAGCTCCGGTATCTCCGGTACCAGTTCCACCGGATCCAGCTCCGTTTTCATCGGTTCCAGTTACTCCAGTATCTCCTCCAGCACCAGCACCGTTTTGACTTGATCCGGTATCAGCGGTACTGCCGGGATTTCCGTTTTGTACAGCTTCAGCAGCTAAACGTGCTCGCTTCTGTGCCGCAGTCTCTTTTGGTACCGCAGACGCTTCCCGCTCACGCATCTCATCTTTGGAGATAAGTCGGCATTTTTTATCTGCACCGCGTACCAGCGTATCACCGATATTTCCGGTCATAAATTGATGACCTTTATCCGTTTGACGGATTCCCGATTCGTGTTTTTTGACGATCACACCGAGATC
The sequence above is a segment of the Sulfuricurvum sp. genome. Coding sequences within it:
- a CDS encoding DUF5309 family protein, translated to MEGLLSTTDKFGRRADLFNDIKEIGWTTTPFFASLTAKAPASDTNSSFGHEWNYMNIPQGSDTNAYDEGSAPAPATKFGGGNAKNHYQIFKDTYGVTGSEDVGTETDGKKAKARQMAMSSFDHRMSIERALLSATAPVQRDNTVGAKVAGKLGGVKHFLTVNNDFDMSVAGVGTALTWKILREILKPGFFSNMPVRILMMNDTQKDALDDILFSKTTGTSFASERLDNNITMIGNTAYGNNIKVIVSPFLAQDEILAYNPEFVNPVVYRPTFSKDIPSGDDVNAGQFITEMTLRVHHELAICRLKGLAV